The following proteins come from a genomic window of Lolium rigidum isolate FL_2022 chromosome 5, APGP_CSIRO_Lrig_0.1, whole genome shotgun sequence:
- the LOC124651372 gene encoding putrescine hydroxycinnamoyltransferase 3-like, which produces MEVKVLSSKLVKPAFNAGAAPATEYIPLSIFDRVTFRMQMAIIYAFASPAPSTAAIEKGLAAVLSQYRAFAGQLGVNPDDGTPSFILNDRGARLVEASVDADMVDMAPAKPTPDLLKLHPDLEGELEEVVLLQLTRFRCGSLAVGFTSNHVVADGHATSNFLVAWGRATRGLPIGPPPVHHHKDLFKPRSSPRVEHDHRNREYYQPSPNTIVEHHDDGIDNIVIHKAHFTKDFIAGLRASASEGRGRPFSRFETILAHLWRTMTRARDLSPEETSKIRLSVDGRHRLGKPAEYFGNMVLWAFPRATVGDLLNRPLKHAAQVIHDEVARVDGAYFQSFVDFATSGAAEKEGLAASAVCKDAMCPDVEVDSWLTFPFYELDFGTGSPSYFMPSYFPTEGMLFLTPSYIGDGSVDAFVPLFEHNLQAFKECCYSSAE; this is translated from the coding sequence ATGGAAGTGAAGGTGCTGAGCTCCAAGCTCGTGAAGCCTGCATTCAATGCCGGCGCCGCACCAGCCACCGAGTACATCCCTCTGTCCATCTTCGACAGGGTGACGTTCCGGATGCAGATGGCCATCATTTACGCCTTTGCCTCGCCGGCGCCCTCCACGGCCGCCATCGAGAAGGGACTGGCAGCGGTCCTCTCTCAGTACCGCGCCTTTGCCGGGCAGCTCGGCGTAAACCCCGACGACGGCACGCCGTCCTTCATCCTCAACGACCGCGGCGCGCGTCTAGTGGAGGCGTCCGTGGACGCTGACATGGTGGACATGGCGCCGGCCAAGCCCACGCCGGACCTGCTGAAGCTGCACCCGGACCTGGAGGGGGAGCTCGAGGAAGTGGTGTTGCTGCAGCTCACCCGGTTCAGGTGCGGCTCCCTCGCCGTCGGGTTCACGTCCAACCACGTCGTCGCCGACGGTCACGCCACCAGCAACTTCCTCGTCGCGTGGGGACGCGCCACGAGGGGGCTCCCCATTGGTCCGCCGCCTGTGCACCACCACAAGGATCTCTTCAAGCCCCGGTCGTCGCCTCGCGTGGAGCACGACCACCGCAACAGGGAGTACTACCAGCCGTCTCCCAACACCATCGTCGAACACCACGACGACGGCATCGACAACATCGTCATCCACAAGGCCCATTTCACCAAGGACTTCATTGCCGGGCTCCGTGCCAGCGCGTCGGAGGGGCGCGGCCGGCCATTCAGCCGGTTCGAGACCATCCTCGCCCACCTCTGGCGCACCATGACGCGCGCGCGCGACCTGAGCCCCGAAGAAACCTCCAAGATTAGGCTCTCCGTGGACGGGCGCCACCGTCTCGGCAAGCCGGCGGAGTACTTCGGCAACATGGTGCTCTGGGCGTTCCCCCGCGCCACGGTGGGTGACCTCCTGAACCGGCCGCTGAAGCACGCCGCGCAGGTGATCCACGACGAGGTGGCCAGGGTGGACGGCGCCTACTTCCAGTCCTTCGTCGACTTCGCGACCTCCGGCGCCGCCGAGAAGGAAGGGCTCGCGGCGAGCGCCGTTTGCAAAGACGCCATGtgcccggacgtggaggtggacaGCTGGCTGACGTTCCCGTTCTACGAGCTGGACTTTGGCACGGGCAGCCCGAGCTACTTCATGCCGTCCTACTTCCCCACGGAGGGGATGCTCTTCCTCACGCCATCGTACATCGGCGACGGCAGCGTGGATGCCTTCGTACCCTTGTTCGAGCACAATCTCCAGGCGTTCAAGGAATGCTGCTACTCATCAGCGGAGTAG